One region of Peromyscus eremicus chromosome 4, PerEre_H2_v1, whole genome shotgun sequence genomic DNA includes:
- the LOC131908139 gene encoding large ribosomal subunit protein eL42 produces the protein MVNVPKTRRTFCKKCGKHQPHKVTQYKKGKDSLYAQGKRRYDRKQSGYGGQTKPIFRKKAKTTKKIVLRLECVEPNCRSKRMLAIKRCKHFELGGDKKRKGQVIQF, from the coding sequence ATGGTGAACGTTCCTAAGACCCGCCGGACGTTCTGCAAGAAATGTGGCAAGCACCAGCCCCACAAAGTGACCCAGTACAAGAAGGGCAAGGATTCTTTGTATGCCCAGGGAAAGCGGCGCTATGACAGGAAACAGAGCGGCTATGGTGGGCAGACTAAGCCTATTTTCCGCAAAAAGGCTAAAACGACAAAGAAGATTGTGCTGAGACTTGAGTGTGTTGAGCCCAACTGCAGATCGAAGAGGATGCTGGCTATTAAGAGATGCAAGCACTTTGAACTGGGAGGCGATAAGAAGAGAAAGGGCCAGGTGATCCAGTTCTAA